The following coding sequences lie in one Peromyscus maniculatus bairdii isolate BWxNUB_F1_BW_parent chromosome 3, HU_Pman_BW_mat_3.1, whole genome shotgun sequence genomic window:
- the Cct8l2 gene encoding T-complex protein 1 subunit theta-like 2 codes for MAVSPPSQAKQNKVPSALELPQRLAPSLEQKPESLGEEHSCILRATAAAQTLASIIRPCYGPYGRQKFLVTAKGQTVCTGHAAVILRALKLEHPAAQFVREAAQTQAENTGDGTAFVVLLTEALLEQAQHLLWAGLARTQLREALATATAEVLTALPSLAIRSLGPLEDPSWALYSVMNTHALSHTEYLTKLVAQACWVNREPNGSFKPERIGVCMLQGGTLSDSRILTGLAISGKPCGQKTEVLANARVALFICPFGPTNPFALATPRLSSSEELLRFRKENEQVGNQITELAAMDINVAVVWGEVNENLVLQADSCGIMVIQAKSRKEMVYLSESMGTPLLTRLLPPLEQGKCQKVYKRKFGDGGVAMMFEWEGEKSPFFTVLLRGPTMQGLQAAEQAVYCGIDAFSQLCQDPRVLPGAGATEMALAKMLVDKGSRLAGPDGLAFLAFAQALSSLPKTLAENAGLAAQCVMAEMSGIHQAGNFLVGVGIDGVINVAHEGVWDILRPKAQGLQAVAELVQQLVTVDEIIVAKKTPVYQQITKPTSKVKGSSPLKEKFFGKYV; via the coding sequence CTAGAGCAAAAACCGGAGTCTCTAGGAGAGGAACATTCATGCATACTGAGAGCCACAGCGGCAGCTCAGACCCTAGCCAGTATCATCCGGCCGTGCTATGGCCCCTACGGCCGGCAGAAGTTCCTGGTGACGGCGAAGGGGCAAACGGTTTGCACAGGTCATGCCGCTGTCATCCTCAGGGCTCTGAAACTGGAGCACCCAGCTGCCCAGTTTGTCCGAGAAGCCGCCCAAACGCAGGCAGAGAACACTGGGGATGGCACAGCCTTTGTAGTCCTCCTGACAGAAGCCTTGCTGGAGCAGGCCCAGCACCTTTTGTGGGCTGGCTTAGCTCGAACCCAGCTCCGGGAGGCCTTGGCCACGGCCACAGCAGAAGTCCTGACAGCTCTGCCTTCCCTGGCCATCCGCTCTCTAGGGCCTTTGGAAGACCCATCCTGGGCCCTCTACTCGGTGATGAACACCCACGCCCTCTCCCACACCGAGTATTTAACCAAGCTCGTGGCTCAAGCGTGCTGGGTTAACAGGGAACCAAACGGCAGCTTCAAGCCTGAGCGCATTGGCGTGTGCATGCTGCAGGGGGGCACGCTGAGTGACTCCCGAATTCTCACGGGCTTAGCAATATCTGGGAAGCCCTGTGGACAAAAGACCGAGGTGCTAGCCAATGCTAGGGTGGCGCTGTTTATTTGCCCCTTTGGTCCTACGAATCCATTCGCCCTGGCCACACcccgtctctccagctctgaagaACTACTAAGATTTcggaaagaaaatgaacaagtgGGAAACCAAATAACCGAGCTGGCTGCCATGGACATTAATGTGGCCGTGGTGTGGGGGGAAGTGAATGAGAATTTGGTGCTCCAGGCTGACAGTTGCGGCATCATGGTGATTCAAGCCAAGTCCCGCAAGGAGATGGTCTACCTGAGTGAGTCGATGGGTACTCCTCTGCTCACGCGGCTGCTTCCTCCCCTGGAGCAGGGCAAGTGCCAGAAGGTTTACAAGCGGAAGTTTGGAGACGGCGGCGTGGCAATGATGTTTGAGTGGGAAGGTGAGAAGTCACCCTTTTTCACGGTGCTCCTGAGGGGGCCTACCATGCAGGGACTTCAGGCTGCAGAGCAGGCCGTCTACTGCGGCATCGATGCGTTTTCCCAGTTGTGTCAAGATCCCcgagtgctgccaggagctggtgCGACAGAAATGGCTCTAGCCAAAATGCTGGTGGACAAAGGGAGCCGACTGGCAGGCCCCGACGGTCTGGCCTTCCTAGCGTTTGCCCAAGCCCTGAGTTCCCTGCCTAAAACCTTGGCAGAGAATGCAGGCTTGGCTGCCCAATGTGTGATGGCCGAAATGAGCGGAATTCACCAGGCTGGGAACTTCCTCGTTGGAGTGGGAATAGACGGGGTAATAAATGTAGCCCACGAAGGGGTATGGGACATACTCAGGCCCAAAGCCCAAGGCCTACAAGCCGTGGCTGAGCTGGTGCAGCAGCTGGTGACTGTCGATGAGATCATAGTGGCCAAGAAGACGCCTGTCTATCAGCAGATTACAAAACCTACCTCGAAGGTAAAGGGATCCTCACCCCTGAAAGAGAAATTTTTTGGAAAGTACGTATAG